A genomic segment from Actinoplanes sichuanensis encodes:
- a CDS encoding response regulator yields MTDRGPARILLADDHALVRRGVRLILDSEPDLTVVAEASDGAEAVTQARAERPDLAILDIAMPRLTGLQAARELSRLLPDMRILILTMYDNEQYFFEALKAGASGYVLKSVADRDLVEACRAAVQGEPFLYPGAVNALIRNYLERVADGDDPASGRAITDREEEVLKLVAEGHSSKEIADLLVISVKTVERHRSNLLQKLGLRDRLELTRYAIRAGLIEP; encoded by the coding sequence ATGACTGACCGCGGGCCCGCCCGCATCCTGCTCGCCGATGATCATGCGTTGGTGCGGCGCGGAGTGCGGCTGATTCTCGACAGCGAACCAGACCTGACCGTGGTCGCCGAGGCCTCCGATGGGGCCGAGGCGGTCACCCAGGCCCGCGCGGAACGGCCCGACCTGGCGATCCTCGACATCGCCATGCCACGGCTCACCGGCCTTCAGGCGGCCCGGGAGCTGTCTCGTCTCCTGCCGGACATGCGCATCCTGATCCTGACCATGTATGACAACGAGCAGTATTTCTTCGAAGCGCTCAAGGCCGGGGCGTCCGGCTACGTACTCAAGTCGGTCGCCGATCGGGACCTGGTCGAGGCCTGTCGGGCCGCTGTCCAGGGTGAGCCGTTCCTCTATCCGGGGGCCGTCAACGCTCTGATCCGCAACTATCTGGAGCGTGTCGCCGACGGTGACGACCCAGCCTCCGGGCGGGCCATCACCGACCGGGAGGAGGAGGTGCTGAAACTGGTCGCCGAGGGCCACTCGTCCAAAGAGATCGCCGACCTGCTGGTGATCAGTGTCAAGACCGTGGAACGCCACCGGTCCAATCTGCTCCAGAAACT